AGAAGAACCTCGCCGGCTGGTACGAGGCCGGGACCACCCCCGGTGAGACCGGCACGGCGGTCGTCGCGGGCCACGTCGACAACGCCGACGGGCCTGCCGTCTTCTACGACCTCGGTGCCCTGAAGAAGGGCAACACGATCGAGTTGGACCGGTTGGACGGGAGCGTCGCGCTGTTCACGGTGGACGCGGTCGAGGTGTACCAGGCGAGCCGGTTTCCGGATCAGAAGGTGTACGGGGCCGCGCGGCGGCCCGAGTTGAGGGTGATCACGTGTGGGGGCGGGTATTCGCGGGCGACGGGGTATCAGGGGAATGTCGTCGTGTTCGCGCACCTGAGTGGGAGTCGGTAGGGGCTTCGGGGGAAGGGCCGTGTGTCGTCTGCGGGTCCGCTGTGGCTGGTCGCGCCCACGCGGCGGAGCCGCGGGTGGAACTCTCACTGCGGGCACACCAGATCGGACAGCACGGCAAGCGGCAGGGACGGGTTGGCTGCTGCTGCCTCCACTACCTGCCAGTCCGCGTCGGCGAGCAACTCTACGACGACCGGTGGCGGGAGTGATGGATGGCGGGCGGCTACGGGTCTTGCCTGTCTGTCCGCGAGGCAGACGAGCAGGGCCGAGGCCGTTGCTCCGCGATGCCGGGCCACCTCACGGAACACCTTCTGCACCGTCGGACTGTGCCGGACCAGTTCCTCCAGCAGTGCCGGGGGTGCGTCCGGGTTGGTCGCCACCTTGGCCAGAACGCGGACGCCGTGCCGGTCGACCATGGCGCGCAACTGCGCTTCGGTGAGGCCGGGGTGCGGAGCGAGGGCCTTGACCACCTTCGCGTCGGGGTCGTCGGCCAGACGGTCACGTATCCCGGGTGGCAGATTTCGTAGGTGGGCCACGAGCATGCGGGCAGCAGGGTCCGATGACTCGGCCAGTTCTTCCACCTCGGCGGGAGAAGCGGTGGCGATACGGGGCAGAAGGGTGTTGCCGATCTTGGCAGTTCGGGCCAGCCGGGTGAGCACGTCGAGCGGCACGCGGGGATGGTGCGCGAGCCTGCGGCGCACGTCGGGGTCGCGGTCACCGGCCAGCACACGGATCAGGGCATCGTCGATCACGGGATTCTCGGCGAGGTCGGCGCGCACACCGGGAACGGGGTCCGAGGCGAGCCGTGCACACGCCTGCCGGGGCAGGTCCCGGCGGGCGGCGAGCGCCCAGCGCAACAGCATCGACGGATGGTCCACGAAACCGACGACGGCTTCGACGGGGGTGGCGGGGTTACGCAGTGCCGCCTCCCGCATGTCATGGACGGTGGACTCGTGGGAGCCGTCGCAGGAGGCGCCCGGCGGTAGATCGCAGTCGAGCCGTGGGCACTGCCGATCGTGAACGAAGGGGGTCTCCTCGCGGTCACAGACCAGGCAGCGTCGCGCCGCAGGCAGCCCTTCTCCGGTCAGCAACGCCGCCAGTACGGCGGGGGGTGTCGCCTCGTTGCCCGCCACCGCGCGGCGTACCTCGGCGTGCGGATGCGCGGCGAGGCTCGCGGCCACGTCCGGGGTGGTCCACAACGCGAGTTCGGCGACGACACGTACGTCCGGGTCCGCCGCGAGCGTGTCCACCACGTCGGACGGGAGGCCGGGGGAGGCGGCCAGCTTCTCCCGGCGCTCACGGCCCGGGTCCGCCGCGAGGAGACGCGCCCACTCCGGGCGGCCGACACCGTGGTCGAGCAGGGCGAGGGCGGCATCCGGCCAGACAGAGGGATCGACGTCGGCGGCGGTCAGCCGACCCTCGTGCGCGAGCCGCACCGCGCTCGCGTCGACGCGCTCGGCCAACGCGACCGCCTGTGCGCGGCTGAGGTCCGCACGACAGGCGAGGTCCATGGCGATGTCGTCGTCCGCGATGGATATCAGCCGGTCGACCAGCTCGGACGACAGGGCTGGATTGGCGGCGAGCCCGCACAGGATGTGATGCACAGAGGCATCCTGCCCGGAGTGTGAATGATGAGTTCGGGATTTTCTGATGGTCTGCGGGAGCTGGCCGCTCCGTTGTCGCCGTCGTTCAACTCCCGTCCACAGGGCGGCGGGACCGCTCCGTGTGACGAGCGGGCTGTGGCGTCGGATCCACCGGGCGGTCCTGGACGAACTCGACGCGCGGGGCGAGTTGGACCGGGCCGAACCCGGTCGATCGCACGACGGTGAGCGCTAGGACCAGGAACGTGCCGTGCCGGGGTGCCCGCGAGGACGGGGACGCGGAGGACTCCGACCGTTGAGCGGGTGGTGAGCTTCGGCCGGCCTCAGCGGGCCGTTTCCAGGTAGCGGAGTACCGCGAGTACCCGGCGGTTTCCCGTCTCCGAGGGCGGCAGGTCGAGCTTCGCGAAGATGTTGGCCACGTGTTTCTCCACGGCTCGTTCCGAGACCGTGAACGCGGTGGCGATCGCGTGGTTCGTACGGCCCTCCGCCATCAGGGCGAGGACCTCCCGCTCGCGCGGGGTGAGGGTGTCGAGGGCGGTGGATCGGCGTGCGGCGCCGAAGAGTTGGGCGACCACCTCGGGGTCGAGTGCGGTGCCGCCGGCCGCGACGCGTTCCAGCGCTCCGACGAACTCCCCGATGTCCACGACCCGTTCCTTGAGGAGGTACCCGAACCCGGCCGGGTTTCCGAGGAGTTGGGCCGCGTGGGTCGTCTCGACGTACTGGGAGAAGAGCAGGACGCCTGTTGCGGGGTGCCGGTCGCGTAGGCGTACGGCCGCGCGTACGCCCTCGTCCGTCTGGGTGGGCGGGAGGCGGATGTCCACGACGGCGACGTCGGGCGCGTGGGCCGCGACGGCGGTCAGCAGGGACTCAGCGTCGCCCACCGCTGCGGCCACCTCCACGTCCCGGAGCTGGAGCAACTGGACCAGGCCGTCGCGCAGGAGGGCCGAGTCCTCGGCGATGACGACGCGCATGCCGCTCCGATCGGGTCCGCTCAAGTGGGGCACGTGTGGGGCAGTTCGACCGTGACCACCGTAGGGCCTCCGGGCGGGCTGTCGCAGGTCAGTGTGCCGTCGACCGTGCGGACGCGGGCCAGCAGGCCGGTCAGGCCGGAGCCCGCGCCGATCAGCGCGCCGCCCTGTCCGTCGTCGGTGACGAGGAGGCGGAGGAGGCCGTCGCGGGCGGTGACGTCGACGGTGGCCGCTGTGGCGTGGGCGTGTTTCGTGGCGTTGGCGAGGAGTTCGGCGGCGCAGAAGTAGGCGATGGTCTCGACGGCCGGGGTGGGGCGGGTGCCGATGTCGGTGGTGAGGGTGACGGGGAGGGCGCTGTCGGCGGCGAGGGTGGTGAGGGCGGCGTGCAGTCCCTCGTCGAGTACGGGCGGATGGATGCCCTTGACCAGGTGGCGCAGGTCGGTGATGGCCTGGGTGGCGTTGCCCTGCGCGGTGTCCACGACCGTGAGGACGCGGTCGGGTTCGGCGCCTGCGGTGACCAGTTCGCGGATCAGGGTGAGGTGCATGGCGAGGGCGACGAGGCGGGCCTGGGTGCCGTCGTGCAGGTCTCGTTCGATACGGCGAAGGGTCTGCGCGGCGTCGTCGACGGCTCGGGCGCGGGTCTCCTCCAGGGTGCGGATACGGCGGGTCGCGGCGTCGGGGCCGAGCAGCACGAACAGCAGGGCGCGGTGCGGGCCGAGGGCGTAGCGGAGGAGGAGCGGGGCGACTGCCAGCAACAGCAGACCGGCCGCGAGCGGGATCAACCAGCGTGGCCAGGAGTCGAGTTGGTGGCCGAAGAACTCCAGTGACACGTGGCGGTCCGTGGAGCCGTCGGTGCCGTGAACCGTGTTGTAGTTCCAGCGCTTGAACAGCGGGTGGAGGGTGAGCAGGACGCCGTAGACGTATCCGATGACGACGGCGGCGTACGCGAAGACGGCTGTGAACGGCGTCAGCAGCGCGCAGCCGACGGCGCGCCAGCCGGACCGGTCGAGCAGCACTCCGCGCCGCCACCCCAGGATCCCGCTGCCGCCCGGCGCTCCCGGCTCCTCGATGTCCAGGCCGAGCATCCGTCGGGCGAGCCCCCGTTGCAGCGCGCCCAGCGCCAGCGCGCCGCGCACGGTCGCCGCCAGCAGCCACAGGCCGAGCGTGGTCACCGACAGCGCCCCGCCGAACACCAGCCCGACGAGCGTGAGGAAGAAGCCGACGAGGGCGAGCGGGAAGGCGAGCACGCCGTAGAGGACGGCGGCCAGGGCGGGGCGTCCGAAGGTGGCGGTGGCGAGGGAGCGGAGGCGGGACCGGAGACGGGAGCGGAGGCTCGGCATGGGATCAACCTAGGAGAGGAGCGCCCTGGCGACACGGACCTGCACGGCGGTCAGGCCGCGCACCACCCACGGCATCAGGAGGAGGAAGCCGATGCCGCCGATCACCGCGTGGAAGGCCCAGGCTCCGGCGAAGGTCGGACCGCCCCAGGCGCTGGAGTAGTCGTCGCCCGCACGGAGCGGCCAGCCGAGGTTCATGGGGACGATCGCCCAGCCGTAGAGCGTGATGAACGCGGTGATCAGGTTGAGCGGGGTGGCGAGGAGGGCGTGGGGCAGGCCGCCGGCGCGCGCTGTGCCCGAGATCTCCGTGTCCAGGAAGCGGCGGACCAGCCCGCGCTGCCAGCGCGCCGTGGGGGCGCCGAGGAGGGCGAGCGGGATGCAGGCCAGGCCCAGCGGGAGGGCAAGGAGGGCGTAGGCGGTGCGGCGCCAGGTGGTGGCGGTGAACGGTGCGCGGACGAGGTTCCAGGCGTGGACGGAGGTCGGGTCCGGGGCGGGCGGTCGGGTGGGCAGATCGCGGGTGGTGGTCATGGTGCATCCCCCTGCACATGAGTCGGTGACGTGGAGTCGGTGTACGGGTGTCGGCGCAGCCCGTGTGAACTGCTGTGAACCGATGTCTCCAGCTTTCCGCCGCCGCCCGGCGCACACGATGGTGCCTGCACGGGACCCGGGGGTTCGGTTAACCGAACCTCACGCTCCTCCCCCGGCGCGCGCGCCGAACCCTCACACCCCCCGCGCGCTCCCGCTGAGGGCAAGGTTCCTCGCGGGAAACAGGTGGGATGCGGTCGGGTAACACCGGCGTCGCAGGCTCCTGGGCATGACCTCGAATCCGCGTGTGGTGTCCACCGTGCCCACCATCGTGCTCGTCGGCCACGGCATGGTCGGTCAGCGCTTCCTCGAAGCGCTCGCCGAGCGCGGCCTGACGGCGACGCACCGCGTGGTCGTGCTGTGCGAGGAACCGCGTCCGGCCTACGACCGCGTCCAGCTCACCTCGTACTTCTCGGGCCGCACACCCGAGGAACTCTCGCTCACGGACGCGGAGTTCATCGCGGACCACGGGATCGAGCTGTACATCGGCGACCCGGCGGAGACGATCGACCGGTCGGCGAGGACCGTAACCGCCCGCTCCGGCCTGGCAGTTGAGTACGACACGCTCGTCCTCGCCACCGGCTCGTATCCGTTCGTGCCGCCGGTCCCGGGCAAGGATGCCGAGGGCTGTTTCGTCTACCGCACGATCGAGGACCTGCTCGCGATCGAGGAGTACGCCGGGTCGCGGGCGACCACGGGTGCCGTGGTGGGGGGTGGGCTGCTCGGGCTGGAAGCCGCCGGTGCGCTCAAGGGACTCGGACTGGCCACGCACATCGTGGAGTTCGCGCCGCGGCTGATGCCGGTGCAGGTCGACGCGGGCGGTGGCGCGGCCCTGCTGCGCACCATCGAGGACATGGGACTGACGGTCCACACGGGGACCGGTACCCAGGAGATCGTGGCGGACGCCTCGGGTGCCGTCACCGGCATGAAGCTGTCGGACGGTTCCCAACTCGCCACGGACATGGTGGTGTTCAGCGCCGGTGTCCGCCCCCGCGACCAACTCGCCCGCGACTGTGGCCTGTCGGTCGGTGAGCGCGGCGGCATCACGGTCGACGAGCAGTGCCGTACGGTCACCGACCCGCACGTGTTCGCGATCGGCGAGTGCGCGCTGGCGGCGGACGGCCGGGTGTACGGGTTGGTGGCGCCCGGTTACGAGCAGGCGGAGACCGCCGCCGCAACCATCGCTCAGGACGAATCCGCCTTCACCGGCGCCGACTTGTCGACCAAGCTGAAGCTGCTCGGCGTGGACGTGGCGTCCTTCGGCGACGCGCACGGCGCGACCGCGGACTGCCTCGACGTCGTCTACTCCGACGCGCGGGCGGGGACGTACAAGAAGCTGGTCATCGGCCGGGGCGGCGAGCTGCTGGGCGGCATCCTGGTCGGTGACGCGGACGCGTACGGCACGCTGCGCGCGTTCACCGGGTCCGTACCGCCGGTCTCCCCCGAGCAGTTGGTGCTGCCCGCCGGTTCCGGGGGCGCCGTCCAGCTCGGTCCGTCCGCGCTGCCCGACGCGGCCGTCATCTGCTCCTGCCACAACGTCAGCAAGGGCGCGATCCGCGGCGCGGTGACGGACCACTCCTGCGCGAGCGTGCCGGAGGTGAAGAAGTGCACCAAGGCCGGTACGGGCTGCGGGAGTTGCGTCAAGGTGCTCGGCCACCTGGTCACCGCCGAGCTGGAGGCGAACGGCGTCGAGGTCGACAAGGGCCTGTGCGGCTGCTTCGCGCAGACCCGCGAGGAGTTGTACGAGATCGCCCTCGCCCTGCGGATCAACTCCTACCAGGATCTGCTGGATCGCTACGGCCGTGACGGCGCCCGGGGCGGCGACGGCTGCGAGATCTGCAAGCCGACAGTCGCCTCGATCATCGCGTCCCTCGCCCCGACGATCGGCGCGAGCGGCTATGTCCTGGACGGCGAACAGGCGGCGCTCCAGGACAGCAACGACCACTTCCTCGCCAACTTGCAGAAGAACGGCTCCTATTCGGTCGTGCCGCGCGTCCCCGGCGGCGAGATCACCCCCGAGAAGCTCATCGTGATCGGCGAGGTGGCCCGCGACTTCGGCCTCTACACGAAGATCACCGGCGGCCAGCGCATCGACCTGTTCGGCGCGCGGGTGGAGCAACTCCCGCTGATCTGGGCCCGGTTGGTGGACGCCGGCTTCGAGTCCGGCCACGCGTACGGAAAGGCCCTGCGGACCGTCAAGTCCTGTGTGGGGCAGACCTGGTGCCGTTACGGCGTCCAGGACTCGGTCCGGATGGCGATCGACCTGGAGCTGCGTTACCGGGGTCTGCGGTCGCCGCACAAGCTCAAGTCGGCCGTCTCCGGCTGCGCCCGCGAGTGCGCCGAGGCCCAGTCGAAGGACTTCGGGATCATCGCCACCGCCACCGGCTGGAACCTGTACGTCGGAGGCAACGGCGGCTCGACCCCGCGTCACGCGGACCTCCTCGCGAAGGACCTCTCCGATGCCGAACTGGTGCGCCTGATCGACCGGTTCCTGATGTTCTACATCCGTACGGCCGACCGGCTGGAGCGTACGAGCGTGTGGCTGGAGCGGATTCCGGGCGGCCTGGACCACGTACGGGATGTGGTCGTGGCGGACTCGCTCGGTATCTGCGGGGAGCTGGAGTCGCTGATGGCCGCGCATGTCGCCGGGTACCGCGACGAGTGGGCCACGACCATCAACGACCCCGAGAAACTGGCCCGGTTCGTGTCCTTCGTGAACGCGCCCGACACCCCGGACCCGGTCGTCGGCTTCGTCCCCGAGCGTGACCAGATCAAGCCCGACCTGCCGCTGCTGACCATCGGCATGCGGCCCCAGCAGCCCGCAGACGTCCTGGAAGGAAGCGCCCAGCGATGACCCTGGCTCCCGAGACGACCGACCTGAAGGTCCAACTCCGGCTGACGGAAGGCTGGTTCACGGTCTGCGACCTCAACCGGCTCACCCCCGGCCGCGGAGTGGCCGCCCTACTTCCCGACGGCTCCCAGGTCGCCCTCTTCCGCGACCGCTCCGGCACCCTCTACGGCATCGACAACCGCGATCCGTTCAGCGGCGCGGCGGTGCTCTCCCGAGGGCTTACCGGCACGCACCAGGGCCGCCCGTTCGTCGCGTCGCCGCTGCTCAAGCAGCGGTTCGACCTGATCTCCGGGGAGTGTCTGGACGACGCCTCGGTGCGGGTGGCGGCGTACGAGGTGCGGGCAAGCCCGGTGACACGCGAGCCGTGATGCCCCTTCGGCGCGAGGCGCACCACGGCTCCCTCCCCTCTTTTTCCCTCAGCGGATCCGGTGCGTGCGCAGCGCGGTCGTCAGCGCCGCGGCGCTCAACACGGCCGTAACCAGCAGGTAGTAGCCCGGTGCCACCGGCGAGCCGGTCGCCTCGATCAGGGCCGCGGCGATCGTCGGGGTGAAGCCGCCGAAGAGCGCGACCGTCGTGTTGTAGCTGAAGGACAGGCCCGTCGCGCGGGACCGGGCCGGGAAGACGTCGGCCATCACCGACGGCAGCGTGCCGAAGTACACCGCCTTGAGCAGGGCGAGGACCGTGG
The nucleotide sequence above comes from Streptomyces sp. N50. Encoded proteins:
- a CDS encoding sensor histidine kinase, which codes for MPSLRSRLRSRLRSLATATFGRPALAAVLYGVLAFPLALVGFFLTLVGLVFGGALSVTTLGLWLLAATVRGALALGALQRGLARRMLGLDIEEPGAPGGSGILGWRRGVLLDRSGWRAVGCALLTPFTAVFAYAAVVIGYVYGVLLTLHPLFKRWNYNTVHGTDGSTDRHVSLEFFGHQLDSWPRWLIPLAAGLLLLAVAPLLLRYALGPHRALLFVLLGPDAATRRIRTLEETRARAVDDAAQTLRRIERDLHDGTQARLVALAMHLTLIRELVTAGAEPDRVLTVVDTAQGNATQAITDLRHLVKGIHPPVLDEGLHAALTTLAADSALPVTLTTDIGTRPTPAVETIAYFCAAELLANATKHAHATAATVDVTARDGLLRLLVTDDGQGGALIGAGSGLTGLLARVRTVDGTLTCDSPPGGPTVVTVELPHTCPT
- the nirB gene encoding nitrite reductase large subunit NirB, which encodes MTSNPRVVSTVPTIVLVGHGMVGQRFLEALAERGLTATHRVVVLCEEPRPAYDRVQLTSYFSGRTPEELSLTDAEFIADHGIELYIGDPAETIDRSARTVTARSGLAVEYDTLVLATGSYPFVPPVPGKDAEGCFVYRTIEDLLAIEEYAGSRATTGAVVGGGLLGLEAAGALKGLGLATHIVEFAPRLMPVQVDAGGGAALLRTIEDMGLTVHTGTGTQEIVADASGAVTGMKLSDGSQLATDMVVFSAGVRPRDQLARDCGLSVGERGGITVDEQCRTVTDPHVFAIGECALAADGRVYGLVAPGYEQAETAAATIAQDESAFTGADLSTKLKLLGVDVASFGDAHGATADCLDVVYSDARAGTYKKLVIGRGGELLGGILVGDADAYGTLRAFTGSVPPVSPEQLVLPAGSGGAVQLGPSALPDAAVICSCHNVSKGAIRGAVTDHSCASVPEVKKCTKAGTGCGSCVKVLGHLVTAELEANGVEVDKGLCGCFAQTREELYEIALALRINSYQDLLDRYGRDGARGGDGCEICKPTVASIIASLAPTIGASGYVLDGEQAALQDSNDHFLANLQKNGSYSVVPRVPGGEITPEKLIVIGEVARDFGLYTKITGGQRIDLFGARVEQLPLIWARLVDAGFESGHAYGKALRTVKSCVGQTWCRYGVQDSVRMAIDLELRYRGLRSPHKLKSAVSGCARECAEAQSKDFGIIATATGWNLYVGGNGGSTPRHADLLAKDLSDAELVRLIDRFLMFYIRTADRLERTSVWLERIPGGLDHVRDVVVADSLGICGELESLMAAHVAGYRDEWATTINDPEKLARFVSFVNAPDTPDPVVGFVPERDQIKPDLPLLTIGMRPQQPADVLEGSAQR
- a CDS encoding response regulator transcription factor → MRVVIAEDSALLRDGLVQLLQLRDVEVAAAVGDAESLLTAVAAHAPDVAVVDIRLPPTQTDEGVRAAVRLRDRHPATGVLLFSQYVETTHAAQLLGNPAGFGYLLKERVVDIGEFVGALERVAAGGTALDPEVVAQLFGAARRSTALDTLTPREREVLALMAEGRTNHAIATAFTVSERAVEKHVANIFAKLDLPPSETGNRRVLAVLRYLETAR
- a CDS encoding class F sortase encodes the protein MRLGNTAIGAVTVVALCTGAWLLTSGSDTNAPPQPSAAEGRPDPVAGRTAARALPPSPPDRIRIPAIHVDAPLMGLKLTSAGSLDVPPAAKKNLAGWYEAGTTPGETGTAVVAGHVDNADGPAVFYDLGALKKGNTIELDRLDGSVALFTVDAVEVYQASRFPDQKVYGAARRPELRVITCGGGYSRATGYQGNVVVFAHLSGSR
- the nirD gene encoding nitrite reductase small subunit NirD codes for the protein MTLAPETTDLKVQLRLTEGWFTVCDLNRLTPGRGVAALLPDGSQVALFRDRSGTLYGIDNRDPFSGAAVLSRGLTGTHQGRPFVASPLLKQRFDLISGECLDDASVRVAAYEVRASPVTREP